A window of the Pseudomonas gozinkensis genome harbors these coding sequences:
- a CDS encoding DUF2474 domain-containing protein, whose amino-acid sequence MATIDSREVKSSPWYKRLGWLLLIWSGSVVSLAVVASLLKLAMYAAGMRTH is encoded by the coding sequence ATGGCTACCATTGATTCGCGTGAGGTGAAATCCAGCCCCTGGTACAAGCGTCTGGGCTGGCTGCTGCTGATCTGGTCCGGCAGCGTGGTGTCGCTGGCGGTGGTGGCGAGCCTGCTGAAACTGGCGATGTATGCGGCGGGGATGAGAACTCATTGA